A single genomic interval of Cydia strobilella chromosome 3, ilCydStro3.1, whole genome shotgun sequence harbors:
- the LOC134755638 gene encoding oxysterol-binding protein-related protein 1 isoform X3, translating to MGDNADGQYKYRTTLPVAQFSRGDFSLWSVLKNCVGKELSKITMPVVFNEPLSFLQRMLEYLEYAHLLRMASEQTDPVARMEYIAAFAVSALASNWERLGKPFNPLLGETYELERPEFRAVCEQVSHHPPVSAFHADSPHFVFHGSVHPKLKFCGKSVEIQPKGHVTVELPRWGEAYTWTNVNCCVHNVIVGKLWIEQYGAMEVTCHGGAGLKANLAFKPAGFNNRDLHRVDGFITDQNKKKIRFLYGKWTEFIKVCSAAAHEQWAREQEASATPAHTPKKVLAKLNSFKVGALRSMSIQDPEDADTDEVPKSDDTYNIDIPGSTTLWEARSRPTNSAQYYQFTEFAMSLNEVERDMKGQLCPTDSRLRPDVRLLEQGDIDAAAAEKTRLEEKQRTARKALKKSPDGWQPRWFSQGTNPYTKQEDWLYNGGYWDRNYQHLKDIDIF from the exons ATGGGCGATAATGCTGATGGGCAGTACAAGTACAG AACAACACTTCCTGTTGCCCAATTCAGCCGTGGCGACTTCTCCCTGTGGTCAGTCCTGAAGAACTGCGTCGGCAAGGAGCTGTCCAAGATCACCATGCCGGTCGTGTTCAACGAGCCGCTGTCGTTCTTGCAGCGCATGCTGGAGTACTTGGAGTATGCGCACTTGCTACGCATGGCGTCTGAGCAGACGGACCCCGTGGCGCGCATGGAGTACATCGCGG CATTTGCGGTGAGCGCCCTGGCTTCCAATTGGGAGCGCCTGGGCAAGCCCTTCAACCCGCTCCTTGGAGAAACCTACGAACTCGAGCGCCCTGAATTCAGGGCAGTCTGCGAGCAG GTGTCCCACCACCCCCCAGTGTCTGCGTTCCACGCTGATAGTCCCCACTTCGTGTTCCACGGCTCCGTACACCCCAAGCTCAAGTTCTGTGGCAAGAGCGTCGAGATCCAACCCAAGGGTCATGTCACCGTTGAGCTGCCCAG gTGGGGCGAGGCCTACACCTGGACTAATGTGAACTGCTGTGTTCACAATGTGATTGTAGGCAAACTGTGGATCGAGCAGTATGGTGCCATGGAAGTCACATGCCATGGTGGTGCAGGGCTGAAGGCTAACCTGGCGTTCAAACCTGCTGGCTTTAATAACAGAGACCTGCACCGGGTTGATGGCTTCATCACTGACCAAAA TAAAAAGAAAATCCGCTTCCTCTACGGAAAGTGGACAGAGTTCATCAAGGTCTGCAGCGCAGCCGCGCACGAGCAGTGGGCGCGGGAGCAGGAGGCCAGTGCCACTCCGGCGCATACGCCGAAGAAAGTGCTGGCTAAGCTCAATAGCTTCAAAGTGGGCGCGCTGCGGTCTATGTCCATTCAAGAC CCTGAAGACGCGGACACGGACGAGGTACCGAAGTCAGACGACACGTATAACATCGACATTCCTGGCTCTACCACCCTCTGGGAAGCGAGGAGCCGACCCACCAACAGTGCACAG TATTATCAATTCACTGAATTCGCCATGTCGCTAAACGAGGTGGAGCGAGACATGAAAGGGCAGCTGTGCCCAACGGATAGTCGGCTACGTCCAGACGTCAGGCTTTTGGAGCAGGGAGACATTGATGCCGCTGCTGCCGAGAAGACCCGGCTTGAGGAGAAGCAGAGGACAGCCAGGAAAGCGCTAAAGAAATCACCTGATGGGTGGCAACCTAG GTGGTTTAGTCAAGGCACGAATCCCTACACGAAACAGGAGGACTGGCTCTACAACGGGGGTTACTGGGACCGCAATTACCAACATCTAAAGGACATTGACATATTCTAA
- the LOC134756163 gene encoding glucose dehydrogenase [FAD, quinone]-like, with protein MDFWPCNETLPSLASAAVHSSGFTFVSAVNTVIAAHCALTNPRQWPLDRTEEILSDPAFDFIIVGAGSAGSVIASRLSENPNWKILLVEAGDDPTLDTELVGDLFHIFHSQNDWQYRTEPAQDYCLSSQNNQCYWPRGKTLGGSSSLNAMFYVRGHKQDFNEWRDMGNKGWGYDDVLPYFKKSQALHDDQIAKEEKDKFHNEHGLLHIGRHVPNAFSDVILKAYNEVGVPTVLDLSGKDSVGVLKSLATVYKGRRQSTARAFLTPARERTNLYVMKKTLATKVIFKDSNVAIGIEVQKSGETYKMYAKKEVILSGGSINSPQLLMLSGVGPKGHLEEMGIHVIKDLPVGQHLQDHVVVPSFINLDIDMPPIDKETYSMSITEYITKQTGLFSNIGPTEVITYINIFDLNDTIPNIQYHHFLFPPKIYEVLDIFQIHEFNESVVQMINQLQENPGLMIWSVLLNPKSVGVLKLRSTNPQDKPLIYANYFSDSYDMKTMVASMKFVSKFAETSIFNSSLAFLAVPGCKEFAFKSTEYFECIARHMTTTLYHPAGTVKMGPFDGTSVVDHELRVHGVQNLRVADASIMPRIVRANPNAAIIMTGEKASDMIKQFWESV; from the exons ATGGATTTTTGGCCTTGCAATGAAACTCTGCCATCGCTCGCTTCAGCAGCCGTACACAGCAGTGGTTTCACTTTTGTATCAGCCGTGAACACTGTTATTGCTGCACATTGTGCTCTCACAAACCCGCGTCAATGGCCGCTTGATCGGACTGAGGAGATACTATCAG ATCCAGCATTCGACTTTATCATAGTAGGAGCCGGCTCAGCAGGTTCAGTCATAGCTAGCCGGCTATCTGAGAATCCCAACTGGAAAATACTTCTAGTGGAGGCAGGAGATGATCCTACTTTGGATACCGAG ttagtTGGAGACCTTTTCCATATATTCCATTCACAGAATGATTGGCAATATAGAACTGAGCCAGCTCAAGATTACTGCCTCAGTTCTCAAAATAACCAATGTTATTGGCCAAGAGGGAAAACCCTGGGAGGAAGCAGCAGCCTTAATGCTATGTTTTATGTACGGGGACATAAGCAAGATTTCAACGAATGGAGAGACATGGGAAACAAAGGCTGGGGATATGATGATGTGCTACCATATTTTAAGAAAAGCCAGGCGTTACATGATGATCAAATAGCAAAAGAAGAAAAGGATAAATTTCACAATGAACACGGACTGCTTCATATTGGGAGACATGTGCCTAATGCCTTTAGTGACGTCATTTTAAAAGCTTATAATGAAGTAGGAGTACCGACTGTACTAGACCTGTCAGGAAAAGATTCTGTAGGAGTTTTGAAATCACTAGCAACTGTTTATAAAGGCCGTCGACAGAGCACAGCTCGTGCATTTTTAACACCAGCCAGGGAAAGAACTAATTTATACGTAATGAAAAAGACATTGGCAACTAAAGTAATCTTTAAAGATTCTAACGTTGCAATTGGTATTGAAGTACAAAAGTCAGGAGAAACGTATAAAATGTATGCTAAGAAGGAAGTCATCCTTTCTGGAGGCTCGATAAATTCGCCACAACTATTGATGCTGTCTGGTGTCGGTCCAAAAGGACATTTAGAGGAAATGGGCATACACGTTATCAAAGACTTACCAGTTGGTCAACATTTACAGGACCATGTAGTCGTCCCTAGCTTTATTAATCTCGACATAGATATGCCTCCAATTGATAAAGAAACGTACAGCATGTCAATAACTGAATATATAACTAAACAAACCGGACTATTTTCCAACATAGGCCCAACTGAAGTAATTACTTATAtcaatatttttgatttaaatgaTACGATACCTAATATCCAATATCACCATTTCCTTTTTCCACCAAAAATCTATGAAGTTTTAGACATATTCCAAATACACGAATTCAACGAATCCGTAGTACAAATGATAAACCAACTGCAAGAGAATCCTGGGCTTATGATTTGGTCTGTGTTATTAAACCCAAAATCTGTCGGTGTACTCAAATTACGAAGCACAAACCCCCAAGACAAGCCCTTAATTTACGCTAATTATTTCAGCGACTCATACGATATGAAAACAATGGTGGCAAGTATGAAATTTGTATCAAAATTTGCCGAAACATCGATTTTCAATTCATCTCTTGCGTTCTTGGCTGTGCCTGGATGTAAAGAGTTTGCCTTCAAAAGCACAGAATATTTTGAATGCATTGCGCGGCATATGACCACAACTTTGTACCATCCCGCAGGCACAGTGAAGATGGGTCCTTTTGATGGCACATCAGTTGTTGACCACGAGCTGAGAGTTCATGGAGTGCAAAACTTAAGAGTGGCAGATGCCAGCATTATGCCGCGTATCGTCAGAGCAAATCCCAATGCGGCTATTATAATGACTGGAGAAAAAGCGTCTGATATGATTAAGCAGTTTTGGGAATCAGTTTAA